The Roseimicrobium gellanilyticum genome contains a region encoding:
- a CDS encoding glycosyltransferase, whose amino-acid sequence MEQMRTAARRLGIRLKDDLKHSQALRNAQALALQTASWLSPNTVTAQLRAVTAFQRSESAQLWRWLGDARKNHQEAEASTSPPPSPSSSRYRSYLTQQSQLTRSIILKAPGDHGERGVLMVQFEYNWYRLLNGLNDLDALASQYDILWGTSWSPTDYLLLEAILSKTTGEIHVLPSHASEAAKLQAFHPRIQCPPVLSASDWVNPKFFTPKPHSERSTDILMVANWAPFKRHFELFSALRKMPADLRVTLIGQTEAGYTAEHIRKMMCLYRVPQQVTLLESLPIDEVTRHQCDSKVALLLSRREGSCVAAVEALFAGAALGMRDGAHVGSVQYIHEETGALLSGTQTATDLMALLENSAKLRPHEWAAKNISCHVSLGKLNGFLRDRSSARGLPWTVDLAPFHWRPYPTYSEPNAMERLQSAYDALHRRFPEVFSHDLGTTSHR is encoded by the coding sequence ATGGAACAAATGCGTACAGCGGCACGACGACTTGGCATCCGGCTCAAAGATGATCTGAAGCACAGCCAGGCCCTCCGAAACGCACAGGCCCTGGCGCTTCAAACAGCATCCTGGCTCTCGCCAAACACAGTGACCGCCCAACTCCGGGCGGTCACTGCGTTTCAACGTTCCGAGTCCGCGCAACTGTGGAGATGGCTGGGAGATGCTCGCAAGAATCACCAGGAAGCTGAAGCGAGCACGTCACCTCCTCCCTCACCATCAAGTTCGAGATACCGCAGCTACCTCACCCAACAAAGCCAGTTGACGAGGAGCATCATTCTCAAGGCACCGGGTGACCATGGTGAACGCGGTGTGCTGATGGTGCAGTTTGAGTACAACTGGTATCGACTGCTCAATGGTCTCAACGACCTCGATGCCCTTGCCAGCCAGTATGACATCCTTTGGGGCACCAGCTGGTCCCCCACCGACTACCTGCTCCTCGAAGCCATCCTCTCGAAGACAACGGGAGAAATCCATGTGCTGCCCAGCCATGCCTCCGAGGCTGCGAAACTGCAGGCTTTCCACCCGCGGATTCAGTGTCCACCTGTGCTCTCTGCAAGCGATTGGGTGAATCCGAAATTCTTTACTCCGAAGCCGCACAGCGAACGGAGCACAGACATCCTCATGGTTGCCAATTGGGCTCCATTCAAGAGGCACTTCGAACTGTTCTCTGCACTTCGCAAAATGCCGGCGGATCTCCGGGTGACGCTCATCGGACAAACCGAGGCGGGGTATACGGCGGAGCACATCAGGAAAATGATGTGCCTGTATCGCGTGCCTCAGCAGGTGACCTTGCTTGAGAGCCTTCCTATCGACGAAGTCACCCGGCATCAATGCGACTCCAAGGTAGCACTGCTCCTGTCTCGTCGTGAGGGCAGTTGCGTGGCTGCCGTGGAAGCGCTTTTCGCTGGAGCTGCACTGGGCATGCGAGACGGTGCGCACGTCGGCAGTGTGCAATACATCCATGAAGAGACCGGGGCGCTGCTCTCTGGCACACAGACCGCCACCGACCTCATGGCACTGCTGGAAAACTCCGCGAAACTCCGGCCTCATGAATGGGCTGCAAAAAATATCTCGTGCCACGTGAGTCTGGGCAAACTCAATGGCTTCCTTCGCGATCGATCCTCCGCGCGGGGCCTTCCGTGGACGGTCGACCTGGCGCCATTTCACTGGCGCCCCTATCCCACCTACAGCGAGCCGAATGCCATGGAACGAT
- a CDS encoding class I SAM-dependent methyltransferase codes for MNRLIPIPESPSLWRNRSRWNVARFWNWTVRRRLHEFTSRKTHRSLVPVFTGAGARVTQEAGTGLPHTAVTQGQLEVLLAAVAESETMDSPIVEIGSFRGVTTRALAAATKRTVVAVDPYLGEGGHEKDLALFREHTDGMTNIRHVRDVSDAAFTSWSGEAISMVFIDAIHEYLHAWYDFAAWGSLVAPSGFVAFHDVDAFPGVNRVCQRVLKECPQWKPWAYAPNIAIFQRRD; via the coding sequence ATGAACCGTCTCATTCCCATTCCGGAATCGCCTTCTCTCTGGCGGAATCGCTCGCGCTGGAACGTCGCAAGATTCTGGAACTGGACGGTTCGGAGGAGACTCCATGAATTCACTTCACGGAAGACCCACCGTTCGCTGGTACCAGTCTTTACGGGGGCCGGAGCCCGCGTGACACAGGAAGCCGGCACAGGATTGCCTCACACCGCAGTGACTCAGGGTCAGCTTGAGGTGCTGCTCGCAGCAGTGGCCGAATCTGAAACCATGGACAGCCCCATCGTGGAAATCGGCAGCTTCCGCGGCGTCACAACCCGTGCTTTGGCTGCGGCCACCAAGCGGACAGTGGTCGCCGTCGACCCCTATCTTGGAGAGGGTGGTCATGAGAAGGATCTCGCCCTCTTCCGCGAGCACACCGATGGCATGACCAATATTCGACACGTCAGGGACGTCTCGGATGCCGCTTTCACCTCATGGAGCGGAGAGGCCATCAGCATGGTGTTCATTGATGCCATCCATGAGTATCTCCATGCGTGGTATGACTTCGCAGCATGGGGCAGCCTGGTGGCGCCCTCGGGTTTTGTCGCCTTCCACGATGTCGACGCATTTCCCGGAGTGAATCGTGTCTGCCAGCGGGTGCTCAAGGAGTGCCCCCAGTGGAAGCCGTGGGCCTATGCTCCGAATATCGCCATCTTCCAGCGTCGCGATTGA
- a CDS encoding class I SAM-dependent methyltransferase: MATFISKLQTLVERRAPRLAVLWRCRHLIRHSSSYLLQTGYLRSLEKNLPVDAQGKPLAYLNYPILALLEERLKPDHRVLEFGSGFSTVFWSSRVKEVVAVEHEEQWLQRVKEMIPASSNVRILLVPLGDNYPRAASQAVGEFQIILIDGRMRVDCARHCLPRLASDGVILWDDSSRPRYQEGIAELEQKGFRKLRLQGLKPAGLGVDETTIFYRDGNCLGL; the protein is encoded by the coding sequence ATGGCAACCTTCATCTCCAAACTCCAAACCCTGGTTGAACGCCGGGCTCCCAGGCTCGCGGTCCTCTGGCGTTGCCGCCATCTCATCCGGCACTCCAGCTCTTACCTTCTGCAGACAGGTTACCTGAGATCGTTGGAAAAAAATCTTCCTGTCGATGCCCAGGGAAAACCTCTCGCCTATCTCAACTACCCCATTCTGGCACTGCTGGAAGAGAGATTGAAACCCGACCACCGTGTGCTGGAGTTCGGCAGCGGCTTTTCCACGGTTTTCTGGAGCTCACGCGTGAAGGAGGTGGTCGCCGTGGAGCACGAAGAGCAATGGCTCCAGCGTGTGAAGGAGATGATTCCCGCATCTTCAAACGTCCGCATCCTCCTCGTGCCTCTCGGGGACAACTACCCCCGCGCCGCATCGCAGGCTGTGGGCGAGTTTCAGATCATTCTCATTGATGGCAGGATGCGTGTCGATTGTGCACGCCATTGCCTTCCGCGCCTGGCTTCCGATGGTGTGATTCTCTGGGATGACTCCTCAAGGCCCCGCTATCAGGAAGGCATCGCGGAACTGGAACAAAAAGGCTTCCGGAAGCTTCGACTCCAAGGCCTCAAGCCTGCGGGGCTTGGAGTCGACGAGACCACGATTTTTTATCGAGATGGCAATTGCCTCGGTCTGTGA
- a CDS encoding class I SAM-dependent methyltransferase translates to MSASSTWRKKITQTCRGAAKAAFPKVYQFLSSYRFRQHCKKRYGKFQNQVRPLLYGGAPPTVLSGPFQGLPYLDEVGLWGPILPKWIGSYEDELHPFLERLFQSPPSVIVDVGAAEGYYAVLLAARLPDTVVHAFDIDPFARRAQARLARLNQISNLRINLLCTFEELGKLLGPAKSKGLLFCDIEGGETFLIDPMKCPALRDSVIVVELHETKDSPGESTRNLLQSRFQDSHDIEYVSHAPKSIPHYLEITRNVLSPADLSTALNEVRGASRGYLIMHPRQSA, encoded by the coding sequence ATGTCCGCTTCCTCGACCTGGCGCAAAAAGATCACGCAAACCTGTCGTGGTGCAGCCAAAGCTGCATTCCCGAAGGTGTATCAGTTCCTGAGTTCCTATCGCTTCCGTCAGCATTGCAAGAAGAGGTACGGGAAGTTTCAAAACCAGGTGCGCCCCCTATTGTACGGGGGCGCGCCTCCCACGGTTCTCTCCGGCCCCTTCCAAGGTCTGCCTTATCTGGACGAAGTGGGCCTGTGGGGGCCCATTCTTCCTAAGTGGATCGGCAGCTACGAAGATGAACTGCATCCGTTTCTGGAAAGGCTTTTCCAATCACCACCCAGTGTCATCGTGGATGTGGGGGCAGCCGAAGGGTACTACGCCGTGCTGCTGGCGGCCCGCCTCCCTGACACTGTCGTGCATGCGTTCGACATCGACCCCTTCGCCCGACGCGCGCAGGCACGGCTCGCGCGGCTCAATCAGATTTCAAATCTTCGCATCAACCTGCTGTGCACCTTCGAAGAACTAGGGAAGCTTCTTGGCCCTGCCAAAAGCAAGGGGCTGCTCTTTTGTGACATCGAAGGCGGGGAAACTTTTTTGATCGACCCCATGAAATGCCCGGCGCTTCGCGACTCCGTCATCGTGGTGGAACTGCACGAGACCAAGGACTCTCCCGGAGAATCCACACGCAATCTCCTGCAGAGCCGTTTTCAGGACTCGCACGACATTGAGTACGTGTCCCATGCTCCCAAGAGCATTCCCCACTATCTTGAGATAACTCGCAACGTCCTGTCGCCTGCGGATTTGTCGACCGCCCTGAACGAAGTACGCGGGGCCTCGCGTGGGTATCTGATCATGCATCCCCGGCAAAGCGCATGA
- a CDS encoding putative nucleotide-diphospho-sugar transferase, with the protein MTKTRGIIYVATGPKYLAEAVISAKSVQAVMPGFPMTLFTDQTPPPGLFEQVIPVEGGNMGRPGKIRSMAATPYDETLFLDSDTWMCQPCEDIFLPLEKYDLAIAHEVYRNEYAFEEFPDSFPALNTGVVVYRREPRTIAFFKAWEENYLNVFQHKRPADQPAFRHTLFHSDLRHYILPAEFNFRTNYPVVLGGFARAKIIHDRNPFVEEYAALLGHDTGHPPVYFGPVNMRLFLRWCWFRSRTLYKRARAAGPRGILKRLTRR; encoded by the coding sequence ATGACAAAGACTCGAGGCATCATCTACGTGGCTACAGGACCCAAGTACCTGGCTGAGGCAGTGATCTCGGCAAAGTCCGTGCAGGCAGTAATGCCGGGCTTTCCCATGACACTCTTTACGGATCAAACACCGCCACCGGGACTCTTTGAGCAGGTCATTCCGGTTGAGGGTGGCAACATGGGGCGCCCCGGAAAGATCCGCTCCATGGCAGCGACTCCATACGACGAGACGTTGTTCCTCGACTCAGATACCTGGATGTGCCAGCCCTGCGAGGATATCTTCCTGCCGCTTGAGAAGTACGATCTCGCCATCGCTCATGAGGTGTATCGCAATGAGTATGCCTTCGAGGAATTTCCGGATTCGTTCCCCGCGTTGAACACCGGGGTGGTGGTGTATCGGCGGGAACCGCGGACCATTGCCTTCTTCAAAGCCTGGGAGGAAAACTACCTGAACGTCTTCCAGCACAAGCGGCCGGCTGACCAGCCCGCCTTCCGCCACACTCTGTTTCACTCGGATCTGCGCCACTACATCCTGCCGGCGGAATTCAATTTCCGCACCAACTATCCCGTGGTGCTCGGCGGCTTTGCTCGCGCCAAGATCATTCATGATCGCAATCCCTTCGTCGAAGAATACGCGGCTCTGCTGGGTCATGACACGGGGCATCCGCCCGTGTACTTCGGGCCAGTCAACATGCGCCTGTTTCTTCGTTGGTGCTGGTTCCGAAGCCGAACCCTCTACAAGCGCGCGCGGGCTGCTGGTCCTCGCGGCATTTTGAAGCGGCTGACCCGCCGCTGA
- a CDS encoding glycosyltransferase family 2 protein, with protein MSRPKVEVRIITYKRPALLRRALAGLYSQTYTDWRAVVYDDSPDQESLAIVNELGDARIECRPNAKNLGAALNLCKAFAPEPVFDDTEFACVLEDDNLFQPTLLEENVKSLQANKEPVLARNFLMVDIEEDGSFTSNPDEPMRSLYGSESRVITYRDRVLEAFFTYTIGNLSYFWRLHRGVNLSALEPYNASLSEPRRAVSFQDDCRYEPEPLAVFGRFVCKKQSPRSGSAGGVLRHRLAHLSEVYFTRDQVRRWTRDVRESMDAVLKQARERSEGATAIFHLAEAGVPAAILALRSGRQWLNLLKTIPLRITYSPQYKQGFHALVQETERSSASASQKPDLARSK; from the coding sequence ATGTCCCGGCCCAAGGTAGAAGTGCGCATCATCACCTACAAGCGCCCCGCGCTGCTGCGCCGGGCGCTGGCAGGACTCTACAGCCAGACGTACACCGACTGGCGGGCCGTGGTGTATGACGACTCACCGGATCAAGAGTCCCTTGCCATCGTCAACGAGCTTGGTGATGCCCGTATCGAGTGCCGACCGAACGCAAAGAACCTGGGAGCCGCGCTGAACCTTTGCAAGGCGTTCGCGCCTGAGCCGGTGTTCGACGACACGGAATTCGCCTGTGTGCTCGAAGATGACAATCTCTTCCAACCGACACTGCTCGAAGAAAACGTGAAGAGTCTGCAGGCCAACAAAGAACCGGTATTGGCGCGAAACTTCCTCATGGTGGACATCGAGGAAGATGGTTCCTTCACGTCCAATCCGGATGAACCCATGCGCTCCCTTTACGGCAGTGAGTCGCGCGTCATCACATATCGCGACCGTGTACTGGAGGCATTCTTCACCTACACCATTGGAAACCTGAGCTATTTCTGGCGTCTGCACCGCGGGGTCAACCTCTCCGCGCTCGAACCCTACAACGCCTCACTCTCCGAGCCACGACGTGCCGTCAGTTTTCAGGATGACTGCCGGTATGAGCCAGAGCCGCTTGCGGTGTTTGGGCGCTTCGTTTGCAAGAAGCAGAGTCCCCGCAGTGGATCGGCGGGTGGGGTTTTGCGCCATCGCCTCGCCCATCTCAGCGAAGTTTATTTCACCCGGGATCAGGTAAGACGGTGGACTCGTGACGTGCGCGAATCCATGGACGCAGTGCTCAAGCAGGCTCGTGAGCGGTCTGAAGGCGCCACGGCCATCTTCCACCTTGCCGAAGCCGGAGTGCCGGCCGCCATCCTTGCGCTCCGCAGTGGCAGGCAGTGGCTCAACCTGCTGAAGACGATCCCCTTGCGCATCACCTACTCTCCACAATACAAGCAGGGATTCCATGCGCTGGTACAGGAAACGGAGCGCTCATCCGCTTCCGCTTCTCAGAAACCGGACCTCGCCAGATCCAAGTGA
- a CDS encoding FkbM family methyltransferase produces the protein MIRYLRQPIELKRALQAIWAFPFPKDLRRRLCREYVNLFVLGRVDKTRKTASLAGMEMSYCSLETLKYLFYEIFMRQSYYFKAHREDPVILDCGSNIGMALVYFKCLYPKARITAFEPQPSAFQCLEETIRRNNLADVTAHAKALANETGEIAFYTKDESPGSLLASRMKERTSERCQMVPAAKLSDHMSGPVDFLKLDIEGGEQDVLVDLVESGKIQLIEQMVIEYHHHIVPEQDTMTAFLGMLESAGFGYQIEGKLQRPFRRGHFQDVCIYAYRKSATRAA, from the coding sequence ATGATTCGGTACCTGCGACAACCCATTGAACTCAAACGCGCTCTCCAGGCGATTTGGGCATTTCCATTCCCCAAGGATCTTCGCCGCCGACTGTGCCGGGAATATGTGAATCTGTTTGTCCTGGGTCGTGTCGACAAGACTCGCAAGACGGCAAGCCTCGCCGGCATGGAGATGAGCTACTGCAGCCTGGAAACGCTGAAATATCTCTTCTACGAGATCTTCATGCGCCAGAGCTACTACTTCAAGGCGCACCGCGAAGATCCTGTGATCCTCGACTGCGGCAGCAACATCGGGATGGCACTCGTCTATTTCAAATGCCTCTATCCCAAGGCGCGCATCACCGCCTTCGAGCCCCAGCCTTCCGCCTTCCAGTGCCTGGAGGAAACCATCCGGCGCAACAACCTCGCGGATGTCACCGCACATGCCAAGGCTCTAGCCAATGAGACAGGAGAAATTGCCTTCTACACCAAGGACGAGAGCCCCGGCTCCCTGCTCGCCAGCCGCATGAAGGAGCGAACCTCCGAGCGCTGCCAGATGGTGCCGGCCGCAAAACTCTCCGACCACATGAGTGGCCCGGTCGATTTCCTGAAGCTCGACATTGAAGGCGGTGAGCAGGACGTGCTGGTGGATCTGGTAGAGTCTGGGAAGATCCAACTCATCGAGCAGATGGTGATCGAGTACCACCATCACATTGTTCCGGAACAGGATACCATGACGGCCTTCTTGGGGATGCTGGAGTCGGCCGGATTTGGCTATCAAATCGAGGGCAAGCTGCAGCGCCCCTTCCGCCGCGGCCATTTTCAGGACGTTTGCATCTACGCCTATCGGAAATCCGCCACGCGTGCGGCTTGA
- a CDS encoding glycosyltransferase family 9 protein: protein MPASTDGLLIVPYQQETIPAGSIGLMYLQRHRLAIVEQMALQMGLRLSEHTTSLPRRPPEELPSSFPKDAPAVVMQTVASAWTPNKQWPKEYWQQMIELLAPDIAVLEVGTESVFDQPPAHPRFRSLVGRTTMPQFAACIQEAAVFVGPPSGGMHVAHAYQVPSVVVIGGYEGTYPYPLARQFYSPVPCAPCWLRTDCPYDKKCLRQITPAMVRDAIKKTLDAIS, encoded by the coding sequence ATGCCTGCGTCGACCGACGGCCTGCTTATTGTCCCCTATCAGCAGGAAACCATTCCGGCGGGAAGCATTGGGTTGATGTATCTCCAGCGCCACCGGCTTGCGATCGTCGAGCAGATGGCTTTGCAAATGGGCCTGCGCCTGAGCGAGCATACCACCTCCCTCCCCCGCAGGCCACCAGAGGAACTCCCCTCGTCCTTTCCCAAAGACGCCCCGGCAGTGGTGATGCAAACGGTGGCCAGTGCATGGACTCCGAACAAGCAGTGGCCCAAAGAGTACTGGCAGCAAATGATTGAACTGTTGGCTCCCGATATCGCTGTCTTGGAGGTCGGCACGGAGAGTGTGTTTGATCAGCCGCCGGCGCATCCCCGCTTTCGCTCGCTGGTGGGTCGTACGACCATGCCCCAGTTCGCCGCGTGCATCCAGGAGGCGGCAGTGTTTGTGGGGCCTCCGTCCGGAGGCATGCATGTCGCCCACGCCTATCAGGTGCCGTCAGTCGTCGTCATTGGCGGTTACGAAGGCACCTACCCCTATCCGCTTGCCCGGCAGTTCTACTCCCCCGTTCCATGCGCCCCGTGCTGGCTGCGCACTGACTGCCCGTATGACAAAAAATGCCTTCGGCAAATCACCCCGGCCATGGTACGGGACGCCATCAAGAAGACTCTGGACGCCATCTCATGA
- a CDS encoding FkbM family methyltransferase produces the protein MHRRPALGLFDYLPGGKPIEIQFDARNTQFHAVYLPKFAEGYEPETSVLLDAFLRESGVFWDIGSNWGYFPLYACARPEFTGEIHAFEPTPSSFRDLASVVKQAGLSERVHCHQLALGDVNGTSCMAVPDGVHSGLASLDANASGERVKVMTADSMDLPDPSVIKLDVEGHEAAVLRGAQKVLNRAKPVIIMENWAADSVSSLEPLRLLESLGYHLYQPAWAFEQNGVRCLMQTSKLPRDHRRLGLALVPMPSEERNLRREYANLLALPASHESATSRGGLLPEEQFVG, from the coding sequence TTGCATCGCCGCCCGGCGCTGGGGTTGTTCGACTACCTTCCCGGTGGCAAGCCGATCGAAATCCAGTTCGATGCGAGGAACACCCAGTTCCACGCGGTCTACCTTCCAAAATTCGCCGAGGGATACGAACCTGAGACCTCCGTATTGCTGGACGCCTTTCTCCGTGAGTCCGGTGTGTTCTGGGACATCGGCAGCAACTGGGGATACTTCCCCCTCTATGCCTGCGCGCGCCCGGAGTTCACCGGGGAAATTCATGCGTTTGAGCCCACACCTTCATCGTTTCGTGATCTCGCATCCGTTGTGAAGCAGGCAGGTTTGAGCGAGCGCGTGCACTGTCACCAACTGGCTCTCGGTGATGTGAATGGAACATCCTGCATGGCGGTTCCGGACGGTGTCCACAGTGGTCTCGCATCTCTCGATGCAAACGCTTCCGGTGAACGGGTGAAGGTGATGACGGCAGACTCGATGGACCTTCCGGATCCCTCCGTCATCAAGCTGGACGTGGAAGGTCATGAAGCGGCCGTGCTGAGGGGAGCACAAAAGGTGCTCAATCGTGCGAAGCCTGTAATCATCATGGAGAACTGGGCAGCGGATTCGGTGAGCAGCCTGGAACCCCTGCGCCTGTTGGAGTCCCTGGGTTATCACCTTTACCAGCCGGCGTGGGCCTTTGAGCAAAACGGGGTCAGATGCCTGATGCAGACTTCCAAGCTCCCCCGGGACCACCGGAGGCTGGGACTAGCCCTTGTGCCCATGCCATCCGAGGAACGGAACCTGCGACGCGAGTACGCCAATCTGCTGGCCCTTCCGGCTTCACACGAGTCCGCCACATCGCGGGGCGGCCTGCTGCCAGAAGAGCAATTCGTCGGATGA
- a CDS encoding acyltransferase family protein yields the protein MGHFRLLLALLVVVAHTVPPKGLTVIHGEVAVRLFFAVSGFYMAMILAEKYREGLPGRLWLFYSNRALRIFPLLWVALLVEVVLGFILLSSDSLPSGHWLADLRRLSQEGHWGLLSAYAGTQLSGFGVDSFFLFSLSPDLVPSLYTGKVEGFIRGWRPLPLAHAWSISCELCFYLAAPLLTRLRTWGLALVLLGSMLLVVALPKLTSPSFATVAGSFWFPMQFGYFVLGILSYRLYRGVQNFSPSAGWTFVQIGIVTALGLSIAFYTLIASVSHTLSQVLLYGLAALAIPSLFQWSARSKWDRAVGELSYPVYLLHITVKTALLAPWTKSLFGTSIQNSFVFMLTTMAISCGMSWLVLRLIDLPINQWRQSRVLDAHPRRSG from the coding sequence ATGGGTCATTTCCGATTGCTGCTCGCGCTCCTGGTGGTCGTGGCTCATACAGTGCCACCCAAAGGCCTCACTGTGATTCATGGCGAAGTGGCCGTGAGACTCTTCTTCGCGGTGTCAGGCTTCTACATGGCCATGATCCTCGCGGAGAAATATCGAGAGGGACTTCCCGGTCGCCTGTGGCTTTTCTATTCCAACCGCGCGCTCCGCATCTTTCCTCTGCTCTGGGTGGCACTCCTTGTGGAAGTGGTGCTTGGTTTCATCCTGCTCAGCTCGGATTCCCTTCCCAGCGGGCATTGGCTGGCCGATCTCCGCCGGCTTTCGCAGGAGGGACATTGGGGTCTGCTGAGTGCCTATGCCGGCACGCAGCTTTCCGGATTTGGCGTGGACAGCTTCTTTCTATTCTCCCTGTCTCCTGACCTCGTCCCCTCGCTCTATACTGGGAAGGTTGAGGGATTCATCCGCGGATGGAGACCTCTTCCCCTGGCCCACGCATGGAGCATCTCGTGCGAATTGTGTTTCTATCTCGCCGCACCGCTTCTGACCCGCCTGCGCACCTGGGGTCTTGCCCTCGTGCTGCTCGGGAGCATGCTGCTCGTCGTGGCATTGCCAAAGCTGACGTCTCCTTCCTTCGCCACCGTTGCAGGCAGTTTCTGGTTTCCGATGCAGTTTGGGTATTTCGTGTTGGGAATCCTCTCCTACCGGCTGTACCGTGGGGTGCAGAACTTCAGCCCCTCGGCAGGATGGACGTTCGTGCAGATTGGGATCGTTACCGCGTTGGGACTGTCCATCGCATTCTATACCCTGATTGCCTCCGTGAGCCATACCCTGAGCCAGGTGTTGCTCTATGGGCTTGCAGCGCTTGCCATTCCCTCCCTGTTCCAGTGGAGTGCCCGTTCAAAGTGGGACCGCGCTGTGGGCGAGTTGTCGTACCCGGTATATTTGCTGCACATTACAGTCAAAACGGCACTCCTCGCCCCCTGGACCAAGTCACTCTTCGGCACCTCTATTCAGAACTCCTTTGTTTTCATGTTGACCACGATGGCCATTTCATGCGGAATGAGCTGGCTCGTGCTGCGCCTCATTGATCTCCCAATCAATCAATGGCGGCAATCACGAGTGCTCGATGCCCACCCCCGGCGTAGTGGCTAG